Part of the Xenopus laevis strain J_2021 chromosome 2S, Xenopus_laevis_v10.1, whole genome shotgun sequence genome is shown below.
tccaacgatcgaaggattatcattcgaccaaaaaaacttaggcaagcctatggggaccttcctaacattgggttcggtaggttttagatggcgaactagggggtcgaagttttttcttaaagagacagtactttgactatcgaatggtcgaatagtcgaaagatttttagttagaatccttcaagtcgaagtcgtagtcgaaggtcgaagtagcccattcgatggtcgaagtagcccaaaaaaaattcgaagtttttttaattcgaatccttcactcgagcttggtgaattggcccctaattaTCTGTACTAGAGATGGATTTgtagaatgtatttgggacaaactgcACCCCATAGATTTCCATACAAAATTATGTCAGTGGACTTAAAACATTGCCACTTTAACCCCATGCAACACTGCATAAAAACATGAGTATTTATCATGATGTGAAATGAATGTGAAGCTGAGAGGAAAATTCTGGTATAAATATCTGgtgtaaaaagtatattttttactcAAGATTTTCCCCACCACCCCATTGAAAGGTTAGCGCAGATTTCAGGTTGCATTATATATTGTTGAGTATTCTTGAGCACACCTTCAAAAATATCACCAACTTTTGCAATGGTTCCTGATTTCAGTAACAATTTTGTATTCTGCTAAATCATGGACACCGTTTGGTAAACAACACTTTCAATTTATTGCACCATTTTTTGGTGTCACACATTTTACACTACATGATAAATAGATTCTTGTGTAGCTTCCGTTTTTACTTGTGATAATACTGTCTTAACATATGGGCTGAATTGTTTATAGAAGACAATAAATGGTAAAATGTTGTTgttgtgttaaaggggacctgtcaccctaagaaataattttaaactaTATTCCCAAAactgctggcgtcttttcctttttacagggtgagaGGCTtgaaaagatcgaaaaaaaatttatcctccttcccccctacatttgataacatatggcacataaactaagctgtgggcacatgtgtagggcaatataacacctctatataattttattaaggttccctggcttgtgtagtgtaatgtatttgctgcagcatatacggtcattgcactttaactgcacgccttatgcaaattagctaacgctagcgtaacttcgaattGCTGgggtattttcgctagcgcaacttcaccagcatttgttaccctgtgcgcaactttggatcttcgtgaattagcattgtccaggcgaatttactcctggcgaagtgttgtgatgtgcgagaagccagcactggcgaatttttgccggttagtgaatttgccccttggaattCACACTCAAAGCAAGCAGGCAGACACCATTTTATAAACACTGTTATTTAGGCAAGTTTTGCATCATTCCAAAATCGTTTATGCCCCAGAATGGGACACCTGATACCCCTggccatgcactggctacacaattagatggtgcggaggggggggggaatgtggggcagtgcagtgacatctaggaagtgcagattTGAAATTGTCTGCCTTACCTCTATGCCTCTAGGCAGAAAGGTGGGGCAGGCAAcacatgattgacagctgaaatttttttcAATGCCTTTTTACCAGGTATGGAtgttataatacaaaaataattggggtttcatgtttaatttgtaaaaaaacttttattatacagctttttatgtctggatgagaggtccactttaatgcCCCTCCATTTGTCCAGGTTAGTGGGGATTGCTATGGCCCACTGCTTTAAATGTCTTAAAGCAGTGTTGCTCAGCATGGCCCTATATTATGGGCAGTGTGAGACCTCTGCTGATCCTCCTTTGTCTACATGTGAATAGTCTGGTTTCAGCCCAAAAAGGCATTGCATTTCATCATGGAATAATTTAGTTTGAAAGACATGCATGTATATTGTACGTATCTTGATGGTGCCCAAATATTAAtttcaaaaattcataaaaaagtgacacaaaaatgtatgatttttaaggatgttgtgcaaaaaaatctttattttttttaatgccaacagaaatttttatacagtaataaattaatacatgtccaaaataaatacaactacatttgaaaataaaaagtcaaTCAAAGTATAacttacatatataaaaatatctaatAATATCCTTCTAGATTGTTACTGGAGATAGTCAAACAATTCAGTAGATCATTTTGAGCTCTAAGTGAGCCCCTAATGTTGACTGGATCTGATGATTTTGTATTTAGGAAAAGGTAATACTTTACTTCtgcaaaaacaataacatttggtTCTTCTGAGTAACTAAGGCTGCCACAAGGAATAAAATaagtaaacaaaatatacaaataaaaatcccTGTCCAGAAGAATgtattgaaatgttttttcctaAGCTTTACTGAAACATGAAGGACACATTTATGACCATCAGAGTGTGACTAGCACAAGATTCAAGTTTTCTATGGTAGAGGTGGaaggtataaaatatattttctaaagcaaataataaatcTGGATGGATAATTCAGCCATTCTACACGAGCTTCAAGTATCTTACAATGAGCaccaaaaagtatttaaaggaacagtaacaccagaaaatcaatgtgttttaaattaatgaaaatataatgtactgttgtgctgaaTTGTTAAAACTGACATGTTCCAATTATAtattctacaatagtttatataaacaagctgctgtgtagccatgggggcagccattcaaagctgaaaagggagaaaaggcacaggatacacagctgataaccgATGTAGTGTTAGACCTCTGCTGATCCTTCTCTGTCTGTGGATAGTCTGCTATCAGCCCAAAATGGAATTGCATTccaataaattagaattaatttGCAGGCAGCTGGATGATGAGATCAGTCACCCATTTCTCACTTGATCTGGCACATATTTTAAATCCTTTCCTTGTTGTAAACctgttgagtaaaaaaaaaaaatagtttatatagggaataatgcaccccctactgtaaaataaggGTATTAGATGTTACCAAGgtccatataaaggcagaaggcagTTATAAGATTATATCTTGTACTATAGGTTAGATCATTAATAGTGTGCTTATTAGTCTTAAGGAATCGCATGCAGAGATGTAAAAAAATGCCAAGACTCCTCCAGTCCCAGCaatcattaaaggaccagtaacatcaaaagataTCAATACTGAATTGCCCCAAAACTGCAATAATGATAAAGACTTACTcccctttggatttttttttttaaaaacttcagaATATAAAGGGGAAGGGCAACAGGTATCTTAAATTCCTCTGTTCATTGTATTGAAAGTTAAGCCTTACCTTGAGTAAGCCTTAACTATTATAGGCATATTTGATGGGGAGGGATTTAGCATTAACATATtctggtgttactgctccttcaACAACTAATAAGTAGGTAGAATTAAGTTAACTGCTGTTTGAAAGCCAACATCTCATTAGTCTTTAAAGGTGCTACAGCAGGACAGCCCTGGCTTAAGACAAATTGCAGCCTTCTATTTGTATAGGTTTATTTATCTGTACTACAGAAATAGTACCTGGCACATTACAGGTTTGAAAATATTCCACAGAGGGTAAATGCAACCCCACTAGAGATATATAATATAGGCAATGTGTTGTTATCTGCTAGCATTCTTTAGTTCACCTTAGCAAAACAAGTAATATGGAGCcctgtattaaattaaaaaaaagaagaatgcaGTTGAGGAATGCTTTATAAGCAAAAAAATCTGTCCTCTCGTACTTTTCTGTTTGTTCATATGTATCCCCTGTTTTTAAATGGGGAATAGTTTACCATAACAAGCAGCTAGTAGTAGATACTGTAGTAGATAGTAAATGTATTATTTCCAAACTAGGTTAAAACAGGAGCCAAatttaaacaactagttggtttcagatagatcaccagaaataacgactttttccaattactttctattttctatgtgtgaaggtttttctaatattgaagtgtaaagtgtcatttctctccttctgaagcagctctgggagggggggtcgccgaccatgtaaactgttctaaatggatacatttagttgataaatttcttaactttgtccccgctgagcagaatctctgggtttcattacaggcagctgttagacttgatacaatagttgctaatactccagagatgcagctgagaaatgtatcaactcaatgttgcaaaattgtaacagtttagagtctgcacctgaattactgagctgccagactgaaataccagagacacgaacattcacctttaaacttagattttgggaaaaaaacgtaaaaaataaataatggaaagtaattgaaaaaaagtctttatttctggggaacaatttaaaaacaactgaattgaaaaaaagtgtttggaaggtgaacaacccctttaatcctggTAGATTCCcagcaatttaaagggatcctgtcatcggtaaaacatgtttttttcaaaacgcatcaattaatagtgctactccagaagacttctgcactgaaatccatttctcaaaagagcaaagagatttttttatattcaattttgaaatctgacatggggctagacattttgtaaatttccaagctgcccccagtcatgtgacttgtgcctgcactttaggagagaaatgctttctggcaggctgctgtttttccttctgaatgtaactgaatgtgtctcagtgggacatgggtttttactattgagtgttgttcttagatctaccaggcagttgttatcttgtgttagggagctgttatctggttaacttcccattgttcttttgtttggctgctgggggggggggaagggagggggtgatatcacttcaacttgcagtacagcagtaaagagtgactgaagtttatcagagcacaagtcacatgacttgggcagctgggaaattgacaatatgtctagccccatgtcagattttaaaattaaatataaaaaaatttgtttgctcttttgagaaatggatttcagtgcagaattctgctggagcagcactattaactgattcattttgaaatgttttttttcccatgacagtatccctttaaattgttattgcattttcctgtcaagaaaatattcaaattacCACATGTGGCAAAgccttttgtaaaaaaatgtatctattacCTGGATGCATTTCTTTTGAAATTTAAGTTGAAGTTTAACTGTATGGGATGGCTTTTAAAAGCGAATTCATCATTTATGGGGCtgggtgcaaagtgctaaaaatagGATGCAAACCATTTTGCACCCAGTCCAACACTTAGCCAAAAGGTGAAAGTTTTTGTGCTTCAGACCTGTGAGACCATTTTATAAATGAAACCTGTACTTACACAACAGCAGGATGGGGGCAGAAGCTGCTTGTGATGTAATAGCTTTTCACTTGTTTTAGTGATAAGCGGTTCTTAGTAAACTTAAAACAGCAGGATGTTGGAAGAAAACCTGTAAGGCAAAGACAAAATAGttactttttttccaaatattttatagttttcttttaagtttttttagtCTTTAAGTCTTAAAGTTTGGTTTCCAATTAACATAAACAGAAAAGATAAAGTACATTAGTTCCTAGGTACAGTAATGGAGAAAAGCTCATAGACATCTAgattttatatttagtattattattattattacaggtatgggatccattatcaggaaaactaTTATCCAGCAAGgtctgaaatacaggaaggccttctAACACagacttttttaatgaaataattaaaaaaattttcctcAACTACAAGCTACTAAAACATTAGTTTGTACTTCATcctagctaaaatataattaatctgtatggaggcaaaacaatcctattgggtttatttaggggcacatttacctagggtcgaatatcgagggttaattaaccaaattgaaatcctttgacttcgaatatctaag
Proteins encoded:
- the LOC108709640 gene encoding C-C motif chemokine 4: MQISLAVLSLLLLTACCSQVQCGFLPTSCCFKFTKNRLSLKQVKSYYITSSFCPHPAVVFTTRKGFKICARSSEKWVTDLIIQLPAN